A window from Mya arenaria isolate MELC-2E11 chromosome 9, ASM2691426v1 encodes these proteins:
- the LOC128245978 gene encoding uncharacterized protein LOC128245978, translated as MASYRQLLKEKEAQNWVKAALALNITKDGLKDFLEDVLTCVHQDIYSTVRTSKGLPSGAACAHCFTENVLKCTTPKICTTTKNCKFHNGPSKQYVPCPVGICECVRDEIVKHHRFSGPSWKNTNADKWSTIPWEIGKCFLPPDGYKTVPSIKDSDFNGVISVMMNCKDFQNKLSFNVATRHNLLTEVRDIGRRVRHSNDQRVMDKELVDFLFKLRTLLEDKTELANRPKAQHAVEQLKEARHAVEQTKQVWLYKIDDATELAYRPKARHAVEQIKQLETDDFKIIAEKEGEILKEGLRLRLANHYRTTLADMPISPILGDKNAKLNKFYVLPKIVEKDHRKIGKIDKEESGQNVVKFSDVFLKEDQLLRNVFLVGEPGNGKSTFSVMCALEWTHQYLPAEENVGIKTSFADPEFFKEFAFLFRVTLRDSGKTCDLAQMIKDQLIRKIYHEKDADDGFRLLQTMLESEKCLIIADGLDEWTHPENVNCTCNTEEKVTPFRNSANKATLLTTTRPWRLSQFRVQDSKIDKYLEIEGAADTRQLVENILTILNEGNEDERTPEAFMNMVWEKGLKGLLSAPISITQLVCLWFEGKSLTDSKCDIYAGVINMLSCRLSDMQSGHNIPEIELPSVLNEHECFVQNPMVYLALAKLAYTTLYSECRDSSVVFSNKTVNALLSREQVEFALKSGLLTEKKSNSLIKRSSHFSFFHKTLQEFLAALHLCLNENDFSQLSSKYEQDNKENILGDVSQTFIFICGMKPALGVQMSSWINSSRPPYQPSIDYTEARLLQDLILSGHREARANNYGDIPLYLAHFWIDSNEDVVVLKKLMMINKERIQSLDINEYNDQINGEELQEVITSSSDSLKAVRLDFRDGQYDLSQCHRLEYLHIRGDNTTRVQVDPTNITTCGLQYVSSNVEMYIFRLFKHDQRWSKLQRVMLQSVKNVQLLVDTLPSLPQLQRLVIGATDLGELHLLPPASITDITLWYVTMTAEAVRSLIETMKNIPHTITCGMLTCRVKPASEMEDIREHMDSSPSFKVLQFHDWSGELNFKFTKM; from the exons ATGGCCTCTTATAGACAATTATTAAAGGAGAAGGAAGCCCAGAACTGGGTAAAGGCCGCCCTCGCCCTCAACATCACCAAAGACGGATTAAAAGATTTTCTGGAGGACGTGCTGACATGCGTTCACCAGGACATCTATAGCACCGTTAGAACATCCAAGGGTCTTCCATCCGGGGCAGCATGTGCACATTGTTTCACAGAAAACGTGTTGAAATGCACCACTCCTAagatatgcacaacaactaaaAACTGCAAATTTCATAACGGTccttcaaaacagtatgttcCTTGTCCAGTCGGGATTTGTGAATGCGTCCGTGATGAAATAGTCAAACATCACAGGTTTTCGGGACCATCATGGAAGAATACGAACGCCGACAAATGGAGCACCATTCCGTGGGAGATAGGCAAGTGTTTCCTGCCTCCTGATGGCTACAAGACCGTGCCCTCCATCAAAGACAGTGACTTTAACGGAGTGATCAGCGTCATGATGAATTGCAAGGATTTCCAGAACAAACTGTCGTTTAACGTTGCGACACGGCACAATTTATTAACAGAG gtTCGAGACATTGGTCGACGCGTACGCCACTCCAATGACCAGAGGGTCATGGACAAAGAACTAGTGGACTTCCTGTTCAAGCTCCGCACCCTGCTGGAGGATAAAACTGAACTAGCAAACCGACCCAAGGCGcaacacgccgtggaacagcttAAGGAG GCACGACACGCCGTGGAACAGACTAAACAGGTATGGCTTTACAAGATAGATGACgcaactgaactagcataccgaccCAAGGCACGacacgccgtggaacagattaaacag CTGGAAACAGACGATTTCAAGATCATTGCTGAGAAAGAAGGGGAGATATTGAAGGAAG GACTACGACTACGTTTGGCAAACCATTACCGAACCACTTTGGCCGACATGCCGATATCTCCCATTCTTGGAGATAAGAACGCCAAACTCAACAAATTCTACGTGTTACCGAAAATTGTGGAGAAAGATCATAGAAAAATCGGCAAAATTGATAAGGAAGAAAGCGgacaaaatgttgtaaaattttcagatgttttcttaaaagaaGATCAGTTGCTCAGAAACGTTTTCCTTGTTGGAGAACCGGGCAATGGCAAATCCACATTCTCCGTAATGTGTGCCCTGGAATGGACTCACCAGTATTTACCAGCGGAGGAAAACGTCGGTATTAAAACAAGCTTTGCCGACCCAGAATTCTTCAaagagtttgcatttttgtttcgtGTCACCCTACGAGATTCAGGTAAAACGTGTGATCTAGCACAAATGATCAAGGATCAACTTATACGTAAAATCTATCACGAGAAGGATGCCGATGATGGCTTCCGGCTATTGCAGACGATGCTGGAAAgtgaaaaatgtttaatcataGCTGACGGCCTCGACGAATGGACCCATCCGGAAAACGTAAACTGTACCTGCAACACTGAGGAAAAAGTCACCCCTTTCCGAAATTCGGCCAACAAGGCCACACTCCTCACGACAACGCGTCCCTGGCGACTGTCACAGTTTAGAGTGCAGGATTCAAAGATCgacaaatatcttgaaatagaaGGAGCTGCAGACACAAGGCAACTCGTGGAAAATATCCTCACCATCCTTAATGAGGGAAATGAGGATGAACGGACACCAGAGGCTTTCATGAACATGGTGTGGGAGAAGGGTCTTAAAGGATTATTGTCAGCACCTATCAGTATCACCCAGCTCGTGTGCCTGTGGTTCGAGGGCAAATCGTTAACCGATTCAAAGTGTGACATTTATGCTGGCGTGATAAACATGCTATCATGTAGACTTAGTGATATGCAAAGCGGGCATAACATTCCGGAAATTGAACTGCCATCTGTATTAAACGAACATGAATGCTTCGTGCAAAATCCCATGGTTTACCTCGCGCTGGCAAAGTTAGCATACACAACTTTGTATTCAGAGTGCAGAGATTCGTCTGTTGTATTCAGCAACAAAACAGTCAACGCTTTGTTAAGCAGGGAGCAGGTTGAATTTGCATTGAAGTCAGGCTTACTCACGGAGAAGAAATCCAACTCATTGATCAAGAGATCATCTCACTTTTcattctttcataaaacacttcaagaGTTTTTAGCCGctcttcatttatgtttaaatgaaaacgacTTCAGTCAGCTATCAAGCAAGTACGAACAAGATAATAAGGAAAATATCTTGGGAGATGTTTctcagacatttattttcatatgtggaATGAAGCCCGCGCTCGGTGTACAAATGTCTTCATGGATCAATAGTTCTAGACCACCATACCAACCATCAATCGACTATACAGAGGCTAGACTACTTCAGGACCTGATTCTCTCCGGGCACCGTGAAGCCAGGGCGAACAACTATGGTGACATACCGCTCTATCTCGCACACTTCTGGATTGATAGTAACGAGGATGTCGTAGTGTTAAAAAAGCTGATGATGATAAACAAGGAACGTATTCAGTCACTAGACATCAATGAATACAATGATCAAATTAATGGGGAAGAGCTGCAGGAGGTGATCACATCCTCCTCCGACTCCCTCAAAGCAGTGAGACTGGATTTCCGTGATGGGCAGTATGACCTGTCCCAGTGTCACAGGCTGGAATATCTGCATATACGGGGAGACAATACAACACGTGTGCAGGTTGATCcaacaaatattacaacatGTGGCTTACAGTATGTATCATCgaatgttgaaatgtacatatttagattatttaaaCACGATCAAAGGTGGAGTAAACTACAACGTGTTATGTTACAGAGCGTTAAGAATGTCCAGTTACTTGTGGATACACTACCAAGTCTCCCTCAGTTACAACGCCTTGTCATAGGGGCTACAGATCTAGGTGAGCTCCACCTCCTCCCTCCAGCCTCCATCACCGATATTACACTATGGTATGTGACAATGACAGCGGAGGCGGTGCGGAGTCTGATAGAGACGATGAAGAACATACCACACACCATTACATGCGGCATGCTGACCTGCAGGGTGAAACCTGCCAGTGAGATGGAAGACATCCGAGAACATATGGACAGTTCGCCGTCATTCAAGGTTCTCCAGTTTCACGATTGGAGTGGAGAGCTTAATTTCAAATTCaccaaaatgtga